GGTATTCGTGAGAAGATCAAGCTGGTTTCTTCTGCTGGTACTGGTCACTTCTATACCACCACGAAGAACAAACGTACTAAGCCGGAAAAACTGGAACTGAAAAAATTCGATCCAGTTGTCCGTCAGCACGTTCTCTACAAAGAAGCGAAAATTAAGTAAGTCTCGCTTTGCTGTAATGAAAAACCTCGCTTCGGCGGGGTTTTTTGTTTTCTGGCCATCCCCATATTAGTGAGACCTGATACACAGCCGGAGACGTTATGCCTGAATTACCTGAAGTCGAAACCAGCCGCCGCGGTATTGAACCGCATCTGGTCGGGGCAACCATTCTGCATGCCAATGTGCGTAATGGACGTCTGCGTTGGCCGGTATCAGAAGAGATCTATCGTCTGAGCGACAAACCGGTGCTCAGCGTTCAGCGCCGTGCGAAATACCTTCTGCTGGAGCTACCCGATGGCTGGATCATCATTCACCTGGGGATGTCAGGCAGTCTACGTATCCTTCCTGAAGAACTGCCTGCAGAAAAACATGACCATGTCGATTTAGTGATGAGTAACGGTAAAGTCCTGCGCTACACCGATCCCCGTCGCTTTGGTGCCTGGCTGTGGACGAAAGAACTGGAAGGGCACAACGTACTGGCGCATCTCGGTCCTGAACCGCTAAGCGATACTTTCAACGGCGAATACCTGCAACAGAAATGTGCGAAGAAGAAAACGGCGATTAAACCCTGGTTGATGGATAATAAGCTGGTCGTGGGGGTCGGAAATATCTACGCCAGTGAATCTCTGTTTGCTGCGGGTATTCATCCTGACCGTCTGGCGTCGTCATTGTCGCCGGCTGAATATGAACTGCTGGTGCGCGTGATTAAGGCCGTCCTGCTGCGTTCAATAGAACAGGGGGGAACGACGCTGAAAGATTTTCTGCAAAGCGATGGTAAACCGGGCTATTTTGCTCAAGAGTTGCAGGTCTATGGCCGTAAAGGTGAGCCATGCAGAGTGTGCGGAACGCCGATCGTAGCATCGAAACACGCGCAGCGTGCGACGTTCTATTGCCGTCAGTGCCAGAAGTAAGACGGGGCGTCCCGGATGCGGGGCGCTATTTGAGCTTTGCCAACAGCGCCTGATGAATATTCTCGGGCAGGAAGTGGGTGACATCACCCTGATGGCGGGCCACTTCTTTCACCAGTGACGATGAGATGAAGGACCACTCTTTAGAAGGCATCAGAAAGACGCTTTCCAGCTCTGGCATCAAATGCCGATTCATGTGGGCCAACTGCATTTCGTATTCAAAATCCGCGACGGCGCGCAATCCACGAATCAGGATGTTGGCCTGTTGCTCACGCGCAAAGTTGGCCATCAGATCGCTAAAACCTAGCACTTCAACGCCAGACAGATGGGCAGTGGCCTGCTGAGCCAGCGCGACACGTTCTTCAAGGCTGAACATCGGTTTTTTACCGGGACTTGCCGCAATCGCCAGAATGACATGATCAAACATCTGCGTAGCACGCGTGATGATATCGATATGGCCGTTCGTCAACGGATCAAAAGTACCTGGATAAATCGCCCGTTTTTGCATAACAGCCCTCAATGCGTTTTCGGTGGCAGATAAGGTTCCAGCAGCTGTAGCAGGCGCTGTAACGCCCCCTGGTTTTGATAGAGAACTTCAACTGCGTGACGACCATAGAAATTACGATAATCGGCATCGGTCAGTAAAGAGGAAACCTCTTTGGCAAGACTTGTGGCGTCCGTGACCGTAATCAAACCGCTGGCCTGCTCCAGACGGGCGCAAATATCTTTGAAATTGAAGGTATGGGGTCCCATTAGCACCGGAATTGCGTGTGCCGCGGCTTCCAGCGGGTTATGTCCGCCACGTTCAACCAGTGATCCTCCGACAAACGCCAGATCCGCAATTCCGTAAAGCAGCATCAGTTCACCCATCGTATCACCTACAACGACCTGGGTACTGGCCGAGGGGACTTCGCCGGAGGAACGTGTGGTATAGCTTAGCCCGGCTTCACGCACGAGGTTAATCGCATCCGGGAAGCGTTCCGGATGACGCGGGACCAGAATCAACAGCAGGTTGGGGAACTGGTGTAACAATGCCTGATGCGCGGCGATGATAATACTCTCTTCACCATCATGAGTACTGGTTGCGATCCACACCGGGCGATGCGGCGCCCACTGGCGACGCAGCGTAACAGCTTTTGCGGCAAGCTGTGGCGTCACGGAAATATCGAACTTCAGACTGCCGGTGACGGTCACCTGATTGTTCTTCGCGCCCAGCGTCACAAAGCGCTGACCATCCTCTTCATTTTGCGCTGCAATTAGCGTAATACGACGAAGGATTCGGCGGATAAATTTCCCCAACTTCGCGTAACCGTCAGCGGAGCGGGCAGAAAGACGCGCATTGGCGATGACCAGTGGAATATGCCGTTTATGAAGCGCGGCAATCAGGTTCGGCCATAGCTCCGTTTCCATAATCAGCACCAGCTTAGGATCAACCTTGTTCAGAAAGCGACTCAGCGCATCGGGTAAATCGTAAGGCAGGTAGACGTGCTGAACATCGCTACCGAAGGCTGACTGGACACGCTCGGAGCCGGTTGGCGTCATCGTGGTGACCGTGATCGGCAGATCGGGATAGCGATGTCGCAGGGCGCGAACCAAAGGAATGGCTGCCAGTGTTTCGCCGACAGAGACGGAATGGAGCATAATCCCGCCCGGTTTCAGGGGGCGACGGTAAAAACCGTAGCGTTCACCCCAGCGTTTACGGTAGGCCGGGGCCTTACGTCCGCGCACCCAAAGCCGTATCCAGATCAAAGGCTGAATAAGGTAGAGAAGGGCGGTGTAAAGCAATTCGAGCATA
The sequence above is drawn from the Citrobacter amalonaticus genome and encodes:
- the rpmG gene encoding 50S ribosomal protein L33; translation: MAKGIREKIKLVSSAGTGHFYTTTKNKRTKPEKLELKKFDPVVRQHVLYKEAKIK
- the coaD gene encoding pantetheine-phosphate adenylyltransferase — translated: MQKRAIYPGTFDPLTNGHIDIITRATQMFDHVILAIAASPGKKPMFSLEERVALAQQATAHLSGVEVLGFSDLMANFAREQQANILIRGLRAVADFEYEMQLAHMNRHLMPELESVFLMPSKEWSFISSSLVKEVARHQGDVTHFLPENIHQALLAKLK
- the mutM gene encoding bifunctional DNA-formamidopyrimidine glycosylase/DNA-(apurinic or apyrimidinic site) lyase, which translates into the protein MPELPEVETSRRGIEPHLVGATILHANVRNGRLRWPVSEEIYRLSDKPVLSVQRRAKYLLLELPDGWIIIHLGMSGSLRILPEELPAEKHDHVDLVMSNGKVLRYTDPRRFGAWLWTKELEGHNVLAHLGPEPLSDTFNGEYLQQKCAKKKTAIKPWLMDNKLVVGVGNIYASESLFAAGIHPDRLASSLSPAEYELLVRVIKAVLLRSIEQGGTTLKDFLQSDGKPGYFAQELQVYGRKGEPCRVCGTPIVASKHAQRATFYCRQCQK
- the waaA gene encoding lipid IV(A) 3-deoxy-D-manno-octulosonic acid transferase; translated protein: MLELLYTALLYLIQPLIWIRLWVRGRKAPAYRKRWGERYGFYRRPLKPGGIMLHSVSVGETLAAIPLVRALRHRYPDLPITVTTMTPTGSERVQSAFGSDVQHVYLPYDLPDALSRFLNKVDPKLVLIMETELWPNLIAALHKRHIPLVIANARLSARSADGYAKLGKFIRRILRRITLIAAQNEEDGQRFVTLGAKNNQVTVTGSLKFDISVTPQLAAKAVTLRRQWAPHRPVWIATSTHDGEESIIIAAHQALLHQFPNLLLILVPRHPERFPDAINLVREAGLSYTTRSSGEVPSASTQVVVGDTMGELMLLYGIADLAFVGGSLVERGGHNPLEAAAHAIPVLMGPHTFNFKDICARLEQASGLITVTDATSLAKEVSSLLTDADYRNFYGRHAVEVLYQNQGALQRLLQLLEPYLPPKTH